A single Balaenoptera ricei isolate mBalRic1 chromosome 13, mBalRic1.hap2, whole genome shotgun sequence DNA region contains:
- the LOC132376785 gene encoding uncharacterized protein LOC132376785, protein MGTWHPAGPRAASLIERTEREVTDDTPEIRSTESRAAGFPRDSAEGQGSGRRPLLPRGPGGAPALQILEEADSRTWKQRGGRPHRSPAALSPRPGPHAVRGRRDLRLPWERAPTLLQTARVGAGAPEHGPRLLRGVGTKGSGGLRPRPAVAARPGLSPLPASLSPLPHETEGTGFQPDQEDGHTRGPPLLLKTACHRGSSKGREAERHQGSPGRCRPVRERLDGGEEKEGRNTWRPRPERGAQRAQPVRPEPSEAPPRRQNLDGEGRHYVLETPSKMPTEVKGPRHKDMSNHRCLSHGLVTYKGSHCSCFDQELEVN, encoded by the exons ATGGGCACCTGGCACCCA GCTGGACCTAGGGCTGCTTCTCTAATCGAGAGAACAGAGCGAGAAGTGACCGATGACACTCCTGAGATTCG GAGCACTGAGAGCAGAGCCGCGGGCTTCCCCCGAGACAGCGCTGAGGGCCAGGGAAGTGGGCGGAGACCGCTGCTTCCCAGGGGCCCAGGTGGAGCCCCCGCCCTCCAGATTCTGGAGGAAG CGGACagcaggacttggaagcaacgagGGGGCCGCCCCCATCGCTCCCCGGCTGCCCTCTCACCCCGCCCAGGGCCCCACGCCGTCCGTGGACGGAGGGACCTCAGGCTGCCCTGGGAACGGGCCCCGACCCTGCTTCAGACGGCGCGGGTGGGGGCAGGAGCTCCAGAGCACGGTCCGCGCCTCCTGCGGGGGGTGGGGACGAAGGGCTCCGGGGGCCTGAGACCCAGGCCTGCCGTGGCCGCGCGCCCGGGGCTCTCGCCTCTGCCCGCGagcctctctcccctgccccacgAGACAGAGGGCACAGGCTTCCAGCCTGACCAAGAAGATGGCCACACGCGTGGACCGCCTCTCCTTCTCAAAACCGCCTGCCACCGCGGAAGTTCAAagggaagagaggcagagagacatcAAGGAAGCCCTGGAAGATGCAGACCGGTGAGGGAGCGGCTTGAcggaggagaagagaaggaaggaaggaacacgTGGCGCCCCCGGCCAGAGCGAGGTGCACAGCGAGCCCAGCCCGTCCGGCCCGAGCCCAGCGAGGCCCCGCCACGGCGGCAG AATCTAGATGGAGAAGGAAGGCACTACGTACTGGAGACCCCCTCAAAGATGCCAACAGAAGTGAAAGGACCACGACATAAGGACATGTCCAACCATAGATGCTTGTCGCATGGATTAGTAACGTACAAAGGTTCTCACTGTAGTTGTTTTGACCAAGAATTGGAAGTAAATTGA